One Enterococcus silesiacus genomic window carries:
- a CDS encoding transcriptional repressor CcpN: MKLTSRQLEIIKIVKENEPISGESIAKILGLSRATLRSDLAILTMTGLLDARPKVGYFYTGQTIEPLLYEKLYKKTVKDIMLPPILIHQSTTVYDAVTNLFMYDVGSLYVKNDHDELNGVLSRKDLLRAAISNPNTEKTPVAMIMSRMPNIVTITSDRTILEAGGLLLQHSIDTLPVVEVDQPKKVIGKVTKTRLMAYFINAGNDIEKENY, translated from the coding sequence ATGAAACTTACCTCAAGACAATTAGAAATCATCAAAATCGTCAAGGAAAATGAGCCGATCAGCGGTGAGAGTATCGCAAAAATACTTGGTTTAAGCCGCGCAACCTTGCGAAGTGATTTAGCTATTTTGACGATGACTGGTTTACTTGATGCAAGACCAAAAGTTGGCTACTTTTATACAGGTCAAACGATTGAACCTTTGCTCTATGAAAAACTGTATAAAAAAACGGTCAAAGATATCATGCTGCCGCCCATCCTTATTCATCAAAGTACGACAGTTTATGATGCTGTAACCAATTTGTTTATGTACGATGTTGGTTCTTTATATGTAAAAAATGATCATGATGAATTAAATGGTGTCTTATCTCGTAAGGATCTGTTACGGGCAGCTATTAGTAACCCAAATACTGAGAAAACGCCGGTTGCTATGATTATGAGTCGTATGCCAAACATTGTCACAATCACTAGCGATCGAACAATTTTGGAAGCTGGCGGATTATTGTTACAACATAGCATCGACACATTACCCGTTGTTGAAGTCGATCAACCGAAAAAAGTGATCGGTAAAGTAACAAAAACTCGTCTGATGGCTTATTTTATCAATGCTGGTAATGATATTGAAAAAGAAAATTACTAG
- a CDS encoding serine hydrolase, translating into MTLYGMIFSICFFLIVSFFFSPHTVDYANETESSEKIRIPVKKTAASVVENTKAPEQESPEMTAFYHKVEQTMTNGAKSFNGDVGMTYVDLATGKQISVNGTTEFYSASTIKVPLAMMIADKVQSGSLKWDDQLIFNEKEDYEDGTGIIINDIQPKYSLRTLQEYSITYSDNIAKNMLYDTFGGDVEAKKALYAHFLQKETEWDDAKFTSEDAAKILKILYKEKATNPEYQTIYDYMKNTVFHERMDTPTTSGKVAHKIGSYAGFLHDIGILETEQPFILTVFTNGQTDAGIPFIASVTDQLWSVQSNDYPKK; encoded by the coding sequence ATGACTCTATATGGGATGATTTTCTCTATTTGTTTCTTTTTGATTGTGTCGTTCTTTTTTTCACCTCATACAGTAGACTACGCAAATGAAACAGAATCGAGTGAAAAAATTCGTATTCCAGTTAAAAAAACGGCTGCCTCTGTCGTTGAGAATACAAAGGCTCCTGAACAAGAATCTCCTGAAATGACAGCTTTTTACCATAAAGTCGAGCAAACGATGACCAATGGTGCTAAGAGTTTTAATGGAGACGTCGGGATGACATACGTAGATTTAGCAACAGGCAAACAAATTTCAGTCAATGGCACGACAGAATTTTACAGCGCCAGTACAATCAAGGTTCCCTTAGCTATGATGATTGCTGACAAAGTACAGTCTGGTAGTTTAAAATGGGATGATCAGCTTATTTTTAACGAAAAAGAAGACTATGAAGATGGCACTGGAATTATCATTAATGACATTCAGCCAAAGTATTCACTAAGAACATTGCAAGAATACAGCATCACTTATTCTGACAATATTGCTAAAAATATGTTGTATGATACATTTGGCGGAGATGTTGAAGCGAAAAAAGCGCTCTATGCTCATTTCTTGCAAAAAGAAACAGAGTGGGACGATGCCAAATTTACTTCTGAAGATGCAGCCAAAATCCTCAAGATCCTCTATAAAGAGAAAGCAACTAATCCAGAGTATCAAACAATTTATGACTACATGAAAAATACAGTCTTTCATGAACGAATGGATACACCAACAACTTCAGGTAAAGTTGCACACAAGATTGGTTCATATGCAGGTTTTCTACATGATATCGGCATTTTGGAAACGGAACAGCCTTTTATTTTAACCGTCTTTACCAATGGACAAACGGACGCTGGTATTCCATTTATTGCTTCAGTTACAGATCAATTGTGGAGCGTTCAAAGTAACGACTATCCAAAAAAATAA
- a CDS encoding fructose 1,6-bisphosphatase, translating to MSNFQSNELIAEIINLEAILNLPKGTEHFISDLHGEFDAFNHILRNGSGSIRDKVYTLFNQELSAQQMNELCFLIYYPEEKLHSLKKQQSLTQNWWFETIEHLLIIVRFSSSKYTRSKVRKALPKTYSYILEELIYQYDETTDKKAYYHQIINVIIELGEAERFIEDLAYLIQRFVIDHLHVIGDIYDRGPHPDKIMDSLINYHSLDIQWGNHDIIWLGAVSGSKACLANVLRICARYGNLDLLEDAYGIDLSLLKAYSRNIYHDNQQFLPKKNPYRKLTQTEITDAMKIQQAMAIIQEKLEGQLIKRRPDFQMDHRLLLDKIYENQLVINDQPYKLVNTCFQTIDWHDPYRLSPEEDSIITDLLAQFQHSEKLNQHMAFLIQKGSLYLSYNHNLLIHGCIPLNMDGSFQSISFNGNTYAGKKLLDFFETTIKQAFAKPWQTEDFSTDIVWYLWCGESSSLFGKKAMKTFERYFINESGTHVEEKNAYYALRNSASICKQILNAFGLSEVDAHIINGHTPVKLIKGESPIKADGKMIVIDGGFSRAYQKVTGIGGYTLLYNSFGMQLAAHKPFSDKNTAIEKNDDIISTRQIVDRQIKRLKVKDTTIGSALIKDTEQLKQQLKQNN from the coding sequence ATGAGTAACTTTCAATCCAATGAGCTGATTGCCGAAATCATAAATTTAGAAGCGATTTTAAATTTACCTAAAGGGACTGAACATTTTATCAGCGATCTCCACGGAGAATTTGATGCGTTCAACCATATTTTAAGAAACGGTTCAGGTAGCATTCGCGACAAGGTCTATACCTTATTCAACCAAGAGCTTTCTGCACAACAGATGAACGAACTTTGTTTTTTAATTTATTATCCTGAAGAAAAGCTCCATTCGTTAAAAAAACAGCAATCGTTAACTCAAAATTGGTGGTTTGAAACAATCGAACATTTATTGATCATTGTACGCTTCTCATCAAGTAAGTACACTCGCTCTAAAGTTCGTAAGGCACTGCCTAAAACTTACTCCTATATTCTAGAAGAATTGATTTATCAATATGATGAAACAACCGATAAAAAAGCCTATTACCACCAAATAATCAACGTAATTATTGAACTTGGTGAGGCAGAACGTTTTATAGAGGATCTTGCTTACTTAATCCAACGCTTTGTGATCGATCATCTACATGTAATTGGGGATATATACGATCGAGGACCACATCCTGATAAAATAATGGATTCCTTGATCAACTATCACTCCCTCGATATCCAATGGGGAAATCACGACATCATATGGTTAGGTGCTGTTAGTGGATCGAAAGCTTGCTTAGCTAATGTCTTGCGGATTTGTGCTCGTTATGGAAATCTTGACCTTTTAGAAGATGCTTATGGAATTGATTTAAGTCTACTGAAAGCATATAGCCGTAATATATATCATGATAACCAGCAATTTTTACCTAAGAAAAATCCTTATAGAAAGCTTACGCAAACAGAAATAACAGATGCTATGAAGATTCAGCAAGCTATGGCCATCATTCAAGAAAAGCTTGAAGGTCAACTCATCAAGCGTCGACCTGACTTTCAAATGGATCATCGTTTATTGTTAGATAAAATTTATGAGAATCAGCTTGTGATCAACGATCAGCCCTACAAATTGGTCAACACCTGTTTTCAAACCATTGATTGGCATGATCCTTATCGATTATCACCTGAGGAAGATTCAATCATCACTGATTTGTTGGCTCAATTTCAGCATTCGGAAAAATTGAACCAACACATGGCTTTTCTAATACAAAAAGGCTCTCTTTATCTGTCTTATAATCATAATTTATTGATTCACGGCTGCATTCCTCTTAATATGGATGGTTCTTTTCAGTCTATATCCTTTAATGGGAATACTTATGCAGGTAAAAAATTACTTGATTTCTTTGAAACAACTATTAAACAAGCCTTTGCTAAGCCCTGGCAAACTGAAGATTTTTCAACGGACATCGTCTGGTATCTTTGGTGTGGCGAAAGCTCTTCTCTTTTCGGAAAAAAAGCAATGAAAACCTTTGAACGTTACTTTATCAATGAAAGTGGCACTCATGTAGAGGAAAAAAATGCTTATTATGCGTTAAGAAATAGCGCTAGTATCTGTAAACAGATCCTAAATGCATTTGGTCTTAGTGAAGTGGATGCTCATATTATCAATGGGCACACACCTGTAAAACTGATCAAAGGAGAATCACCAATTAAAGCGGACGGTAAGATGATCGTCATTGATGGCGGTTTTTCACGCGCTTATCAAAAAGTAACTGGAATCGGTGGTTACACGCTTTTGTACAATTCTTTTGGTATGCAGTTAGCAGCACATAAACCTTTTTCCGATAAGAACACTGCAATCGAAAAAAATGATGATATTATTTCTACACGTCAAATTGTGGATCGACAAATAAAACGCTTAAAAGTCAAAGATACTACCATTGGCTCGGCGTTAATCAAAGATACAGAACAGTTAAAACAACAATTAAAGCAGAACAACTAA
- a CDS encoding serine hydrolase, protein MNKRWKWLVWIGAVCILSLLFSNWFFNKGNELVIEPVSGKKQNQQISTESGVKDTIDQQIKDSHFQGDALLIHADQIFYHHSYGYADEKNKRLNKVNGIFPIASLQKMITSAIIFELIKEKKLTSDTTLDIFYPDIKFSKTITIQELLNHSSGILMAEEEPDQLLTNQESQLDNVLKTVAVVANKDFNYTNSNYTLLAGIISKLTGQPYEEVIKERVINKLALTNTYFWDDLPKGETIPKPYFYIGEDYQADPFPASEKLFSSLLGAGNMYMSTEDFWLFIKSLADGKLFEQAEYEQLADVKKGGYQAGMVYFDELKYSEGTLGGYDTVIYGGQDNQNLVILFANQPTNDGMQALSERLYDQLLKI, encoded by the coding sequence ATGAATAAGCGCTGGAAATGGCTTGTTTGGATAGGTGCTGTCTGTATACTGTCTTTGTTGTTCAGCAATTGGTTTTTCAATAAAGGAAACGAACTAGTGATAGAACCAGTGTCAGGAAAAAAACAAAACCAGCAGATCAGTACCGAATCAGGTGTGAAGGACACGATCGATCAGCAGATCAAAGATAGTCACTTTCAAGGAGACGCATTGTTGATTCATGCAGATCAGATTTTTTATCATCACAGTTATGGTTATGCCGATGAGAAAAACAAGCGGCTAAATAAAGTAAATGGCATTTTTCCAATTGCCTCTTTACAAAAAATGATCACGAGTGCGATTATTTTTGAACTAATTAAAGAAAAGAAACTGACATCAGACACAACGTTAGATATTTTTTATCCAGATATCAAATTTAGCAAGACAATTACAATCCAAGAATTGCTTAACCATAGTTCTGGTATCTTGATGGCCGAAGAAGAGCCAGACCAGCTTTTGACAAATCAGGAAAGCCAGCTAGATAATGTCTTAAAGACTGTAGCGGTTGTAGCAAATAAGGACTTTAATTATACGAATAGTAATTATACGCTACTAGCAGGGATTATCTCGAAGCTAACAGGTCAACCTTACGAAGAAGTTATTAAAGAAAGAGTGATCAATAAGTTAGCATTGACCAACACTTATTTTTGGGATGATTTACCTAAAGGTGAAACAATTCCAAAGCCATATTTTTATATAGGTGAAGACTATCAAGCAGATCCGTTTCCAGCAAGTGAAAAGCTGTTTTCCAGTTTGTTAGGCGCTGGGAATATGTATATGTCGACTGAGGATTTCTGGCTGTTTATTAAAAGCTTAGCTGATGGAAAGCTGTTTGAGCAAGCGGAGTATGAGCAACTTGCAGATGTGAAAAAGGGAGGGTATCAGGCAGGAATGGTTTATTTTGATGAGTTGAAATACTCAGAAGGCACTTTAGGCGGATATGATACTGTCATTTATGGTGGGCAAGATAATCAAAATTTAGTGATTCTTTTTGCGAATCAACCGACTAATGACGGGATGCAGGCGTTGAGTGAGAGACTATATGATCAATTACTAAAAATCTGA
- a CDS encoding peptidase S9 translates to MKWLVVVLVILVIVLIAVSVYAANFFLNVALFRNNKWYDQTGHKMMNPDNFNKGKSQYDLVEEEQNKLGAAFWQESFAQDHWLKIGGEKLYSRLIIPHPESKKWVICVHGYRSFGQRDMAFVATKFSEQQYNMLIPDLRAHGQSTGNIIGMGWLDRLDLLQWIDEVLAIEPQAEIVLFGGSMGAATVMMVSGETLPKNVKGLIVDCGYSSVYSEFGAMLRSAFKLPGFPILTIANRWAKKKVGYSLKEASSVAQLAKNELPTLFIHGTGDKFVPHQMLYENMEATNGVKESLIIEKAPHLSSFIYEPAHYFETVFEFIARYC, encoded by the coding sequence TTGAAGTGGCTGGTAGTAGTGTTGGTTATTTTAGTTATTGTACTGATTGCTGTTTCAGTTTATGCAGCAAATTTTTTCTTGAATGTAGCACTTTTTAGAAACAATAAATGGTATGACCAAACAGGTCATAAAATGATGAATCCTGATAATTTTAATAAAGGAAAATCTCAATATGATCTTGTTGAAGAAGAACAAAATAAACTGGGGGCTGCTTTTTGGCAGGAGTCGTTTGCTCAAGATCATTGGCTAAAGATTGGAGGAGAAAAGCTTTATAGTCGTTTGATCATCCCACATCCTGAAAGTAAAAAATGGGTAATCTGTGTTCACGGTTATCGTTCATTTGGTCAGCGTGATATGGCTTTCGTAGCCACTAAGTTTTCTGAGCAACAGTATAATATGTTGATCCCTGACCTAAGAGCCCATGGTCAAAGTACTGGGAATATTATTGGCATGGGCTGGCTAGATCGTTTGGATTTATTACAATGGATCGATGAAGTCCTAGCAATTGAACCACAAGCTGAAATTGTTTTGTTTGGTGGCTCAATGGGAGCTGCGACAGTGATGATGGTAAGTGGCGAAACATTGCCTAAGAATGTGAAGGGATTGATTGTTGATTGTGGTTACTCCTCTGTTTACAGTGAGTTTGGTGCAATGCTACGTTCGGCTTTCAAATTACCAGGATTTCCCATCTTGACTATTGCTAATCGTTGGGCCAAAAAGAAAGTTGGTTATTCTCTTAAAGAAGCTTCTTCAGTCGCTCAATTAGCCAAAAATGAACTACCTACGTTGTTTATACATGGTACAGGTGATAAATTTGTTCCCCATCAAATGCTTTATGAAAACATGGAGGCAACCAATGGGGTGAAGGAAAGTTTGATCATTGAAAAGGCACCTCACTTATCTTCGTTTATCTATGAACCAGCGCATTATTTTGAGACAGTTTTTGAATTCATTGCTCGTTATTGTTAA
- a CDS encoding pyruvate, phosphate dikinase (catalyzes the formation of phosphoenolpyruvate from pyruvate) yields MLVKYVIDFSKGSKEQKDLLGGKGANLAEMTKLKLPVPTGFTITTEACLDYLEKKDEISAELDTEIRQHIESMERRTKKRFGATSDPLLVSVRSGSKFSMPGMMDTILNLGLNDETVIGLIQKTDDARFAYDCYRRLLQMFGDVVCGIDKNRFEEQLDFYKSKKKYCSDIEMQAEDWQELVAVYKDIFLEVTHRPFPQDPYEQLTLAVEAVFHSWNNRRAITYRRLHDIPDSLGTAVNIQEMVFGNFGTASGTGVAFTRNPATGEKGIFGEFLLNAQGEDVVAGIRTPQPISELKLLLPQVYQEFLTLSSLLESHYRDMQDIEFTIENGKLYLLQTRDGKRTAKSAFKVCIQLVEEGIISKKEAIQRINPTMVTQLLHPVFEPDHLKNAQVFATGLPASPGAANGNIYFTAERAKKASEQGEKVILIRQETSPEDIEGMVVSEAIVTSRGGMTSHAAVVARGMGVCCVAGCEEIYVDEFLEQATAGNVTLHQGETISVDGTTGTIYRGSIPYVEGDEWQLLETITDWAKEEASIGVKANAETPADIKTALKLGAQGIGLARTEHMFFGEERIVEMRKMILAQHEEALMIPLNKLKEFQKEDFRTMFTLLKGKPCTIRLLDPPLHEFLPQTEEEITHLAKETQRTPAEIKYRIEELHEQNPMLGHRGCRLAVTTPQIYEMQVAAIIESAIEVAQKDTANTNVPEIMIPLIGSQEEMQWLRERLVQSIQKVFDNTGQEIPYKIGTMLEIPRACLTAEKIAEVADFFSFGTNDLTQLTYGFSRDDSGKFIGAYQDKKLLKEDPFQHIDEEGVGTLMKIAVDQIRNFDPSIKIGVCGEVGGDPQSIRFLKKIGVDYISCSPYRIPAAILTIAQEG; encoded by the coding sequence TTGCTCGTGAAATATGTGATTGATTTTTCAAAAGGAAGTAAAGAACAGAAAGATTTACTAGGTGGAAAAGGGGCAAATTTGGCTGAAATGACAAAATTGAAGCTACCTGTACCTACTGGATTTACGATTACAACAGAGGCGTGTTTAGACTATTTGGAAAAGAAAGATGAGATTTCTGCTGAACTTGACACAGAGATTCGACAACATATTGAAAGTATGGAACGTAGAACAAAAAAACGCTTTGGTGCTACTTCTGATCCACTTTTAGTTTCAGTTAGAAGCGGCTCGAAATTTTCAATGCCTGGAATGATGGATACAATTTTAAATTTAGGTTTAAATGACGAAACTGTTATTGGTTTAATTCAAAAAACGGACGACGCTCGGTTTGCATATGATTGTTATAGAAGACTGCTGCAAATGTTTGGTGACGTCGTTTGTGGCATTGATAAGAACCGCTTTGAAGAACAGTTGGATTTTTATAAATCAAAGAAAAAATATTGTTCAGATATTGAAATGCAGGCGGAAGATTGGCAAGAATTGGTAGCGGTTTATAAAGACATTTTTCTAGAAGTGACTCATCGACCGTTTCCTCAAGACCCTTATGAACAGTTAACCTTAGCGGTGGAAGCTGTCTTTCATTCATGGAATAATCGTAGAGCGATTACCTACCGTCGGTTACATGACATTCCAGATTCATTAGGCACGGCAGTCAATATCCAAGAAATGGTTTTCGGAAACTTTGGCACGGCTAGCGGAACTGGTGTAGCCTTTACAAGAAATCCGGCAACAGGTGAGAAGGGGATCTTCGGTGAATTCTTATTGAATGCTCAGGGAGAAGATGTCGTCGCAGGCATTCGGACGCCTCAACCAATCAGTGAGCTTAAGTTATTACTACCACAGGTTTATCAGGAGTTTTTGACACTGAGTTCTCTGCTGGAAAGCCATTATCGAGACATGCAGGATATTGAATTTACAATAGAAAATGGCAAACTATATCTTTTGCAAACTAGGGATGGCAAACGAACAGCAAAATCTGCTTTTAAAGTGTGCATCCAATTGGTTGAAGAAGGAATTATTTCAAAGAAAGAAGCCATTCAACGGATCAATCCAACAATGGTGACACAATTGCTACATCCGGTTTTCGAACCCGACCACTTAAAAAATGCTCAAGTTTTTGCCACAGGGTTACCGGCGAGTCCAGGTGCCGCCAACGGAAATATCTATTTTACGGCTGAACGAGCAAAAAAAGCGAGCGAACAGGGAGAAAAGGTTATTTTGATTCGTCAAGAAACCTCGCCAGAAGACATTGAAGGTATGGTAGTAAGCGAAGCGATTGTCACATCTAGAGGTGGGATGACCTCTCATGCGGCTGTTGTTGCCAGAGGAATGGGCGTTTGTTGTGTTGCGGGTTGTGAAGAAATTTATGTGGATGAATTTTTGGAGCAGGCAACAGCGGGCAATGTTACGTTACACCAGGGGGAAACAATTTCTGTAGACGGGACAACGGGAACCATTTATAGAGGAAGTATTCCTTATGTTGAAGGGGATGAATGGCAACTACTGGAAACAATCACAGACTGGGCTAAAGAAGAAGCCAGCATTGGTGTTAAAGCGAACGCTGAAACGCCTGCAGATATTAAAACTGCACTGAAACTAGGTGCACAAGGAATTGGCTTAGCTAGAACCGAGCATATGTTTTTCGGTGAGGAGAGAATAGTTGAAATGCGCAAAATGATTCTTGCCCAACATGAGGAAGCCTTAATGATTCCTTTGAATAAATTAAAAGAGTTTCAAAAAGAAGATTTTCGAACGATGTTTACTTTATTAAAGGGAAAGCCTTGTACTATTCGTTTGCTAGATCCGCCGCTGCATGAGTTTTTACCGCAAACAGAAGAAGAAATCACTCATCTTGCAAAGGAAACACAGCGAACTCCTGCTGAGATCAAGTATCGTATTGAAGAGCTACATGAGCAAAACCCCATGCTTGGGCATCGTGGCTGCCGACTAGCCGTTACAACACCACAAATTTACGAAATGCAGGTAGCGGCTATAATTGAAAGTGCGATAGAAGTTGCTCAAAAAGATACTGCTAATACGAATGTTCCCGAAATCATGATTCCTTTGATTGGGAGTCAAGAAGAGATGCAGTGGTTAAGAGAACGCTTAGTACAGTCAATTCAAAAAGTTTTTGATAACACTGGCCAAGAAATCCCATACAAAATAGGAACAATGCTGGAAATTCCTAGAGCTTGTTTGACTGCTGAAAAAATCGCAGAAGTTGCCGACTTTTTTAGTTTTGGAACAAACGATTTAACGCAGTTGACGTATGGTTTTTCACGAGATGATTCTGGAAAATTTATTGGAGCTTATCAGGACAAAAAATTATTAAAAGAAGATCCATTTCAGCATATTGATGAGGAAGGGGTCGGTACTTTGATGAAAATTGCTGTGGATCAAATAAGAAATTTCGATCCGTCGATCAAAATTGGCGTATGCGGTGAAGTTGGAGGCGATCCACAGTCTATTCGTTTCTTGAAAAAAATCGGTGTAGATTACATCTCATGCTCGCCATATCGCATTCCAGCGGCAATTTTAACAATTGCTCAAGAGGGATAA
- a CDS encoding phosphoenolpyruvate synthase regulatory protein: protein MQTDKIKIYLVSDSVGETAQKIISAVSAQYPSIDMSDIQRFPFITDEELLQPILRDALHDKAIVVTTLVNKKLVAMVKDFANRTSLQYVDYMSPLSDIIEGTFGVQPLQEPGAIHKLNEQYFSRVSAIEFAVRYDDGKDSKGFLEADYVLLGVSRTSKTPLSMYMANRNHKVANLPLIPEVSLPAELDQIDPKKIIGLTASIDSLMDIRKSRLHSLGLKEDSAYTNADRIQEELVYANSVFEKYNALVINVDKKSIEETSTIIEDLVQNKQ from the coding sequence ATGCAAACAGACAAAATCAAAATTTATTTAGTATCAGATTCAGTTGGGGAAACAGCCCAAAAAATCATTTCAGCCGTTTCAGCTCAATACCCAAGTATCGATATGAGCGATATTCAACGCTTCCCTTTTATTACAGATGAAGAATTACTTCAACCTATTTTAAGAGATGCTTTACATGACAAGGCGATCGTTGTGACAACATTGGTAAATAAAAAACTGGTTGCCATGGTCAAAGATTTCGCCAACCGAACTAGCTTACAGTATGTCGATTATATGAGTCCTTTAAGCGACATCATTGAGGGAACATTTGGCGTTCAGCCCTTACAGGAGCCTGGTGCGATCCATAAATTGAATGAACAATACTTTAGTCGCGTTTCTGCTATTGAATTCGCGGTTAGATATGATGATGGAAAAGATTCAAAAGGCTTCCTAGAGGCCGATTATGTATTATTAGGAGTCTCCCGCACATCAAAAACACCTTTGAGCATGTATATGGCCAATAGAAATCATAAGGTTGCTAATCTGCCTTTAATTCCAGAGGTCTCTTTACCTGCTGAATTAGATCAAATCGATCCTAAAAAAATCATTGGCCTAACAGCTAGCATTGACAGTTTAATGGATATTCGTAAATCTCGCTTACATTCTTTGGGATTGAAAGAAGATTCCGCTTATACAAATGCAGACCGTATTCAAGAAGAATTAGTTTATGCTAATAGTGTGTTTGAAAAATATAATGCACTTGTCATCAATGTAGATAAAAAATCTATTGAAGAAACCTCAACGATCATCGAAGACTTAGTTCAAAACAAACAGTAA
- a CDS encoding multidrug transporter codes for MINYAAILTILVITTFSGSAGALALKKGMNDLPRLSLKLVLTNGWIYLGSFLYILSAITNIVLLKFLDYSIAFPMTSLTYVWTVIISYFIFKEKLSIRKVLAVILIIVGVFIISQ; via the coding sequence ATGATCAACTATGCAGCAATTTTGACGATTCTAGTCATTACGACGTTTTCTGGAAGTGCAGGAGCATTGGCATTAAAAAAAGGGATGAATGATCTTCCACGATTAAGTCTGAAGCTTGTTCTGACAAATGGTTGGATTTATTTAGGTTCGTTTTTATATATTTTAAGTGCAATAACCAACATTGTTTTATTAAAATTTTTAGACTATTCTATCGCATTTCCAATGACTTCTTTAACATATGTTTGGACAGTGATTATTTCATATTTTATCTTTAAAGAAAAGTTGAGCATTAGAAAAGTTTTGGCAGTCATCTTGATCATCGTCGGTGTATTTATTATTAGTCAGTAA
- a CDS encoding diaminopimelate decarboxylase, with amino-acid sequence MPLLFGTAEFNEQEHLTIGGCDTVQLAEKYGTPLFVYDVAHIRERARGFKQTFNSLGVKNKVIYASKAFCCLAMYKLLEEEELGCDVVSAGEIYTAIKGGMSPENIEFHGNNKTKEELAYAVEQGVGTIIIDNFYEIELLSAVLKEKGKKQNVMFRITPGVDAETHEYILTGQVDSKFGFDVNSGQATQALEKLLANEHFVLKGAHCHIGSQIFSAEGFLAAVEKMLLILNEWKQTMGYTVDILNMGGGFGVQYTEADDPLEPEAFVKAIVNGVKGQCELLDYAFPEIWIEPGRSIIAEAGTTIYTVGSQKVIPEVRHYVSVDGGMGDNIRPALYDAVYDGFLANRISSELPEELRIVGKYCESGDVLIKNIELPPMEAGDLLAITSTGAYGYSMANNYNRNPKPAVVFVENGQDKLAIRRETYEDLISLDCD; translated from the coding sequence ATGCCACTATTATTTGGAACTGCAGAATTTAACGAACAAGAGCATTTAACGATCGGTGGTTGCGATACGGTGCAATTAGCTGAAAAATATGGAACACCATTATTTGTTTATGATGTTGCTCATATTCGAGAGCGTGCCAGAGGATTTAAACAAACGTTCAACTCTTTAGGAGTAAAAAATAAGGTGATCTATGCGAGCAAAGCATTCTGCTGTTTAGCGATGTATAAGCTTTTAGAAGAAGAAGAGTTAGGCTGTGACGTGGTTTCAGCAGGAGAAATTTATACAGCAATCAAAGGTGGTATGTCACCTGAGAATATCGAATTTCATGGAAACAATAAAACCAAAGAAGAATTGGCCTATGCTGTCGAGCAAGGTGTAGGCACGATTATTATCGATAATTTTTATGAGATCGAGTTATTAAGTGCTGTTTTAAAAGAAAAAGGCAAAAAGCAAAATGTCATGTTTCGAATTACACCAGGAGTAGACGCTGAAACCCATGAGTATATTTTAACTGGACAAGTAGATTCTAAATTTGGCTTTGATGTAAATAGTGGGCAAGCGACACAAGCGTTAGAAAAGCTTTTGGCTAATGAGCACTTTGTTTTAAAAGGAGCACATTGTCATATTGGGTCACAAATTTTTTCTGCCGAAGGTTTTTTAGCGGCTGTTGAGAAGATGCTGTTGATTTTAAACGAGTGGAAACAAACAATGGGGTATACAGTGGATATTTTAAATATGGGCGGTGGCTTTGGCGTACAATATACCGAAGCGGATGATCCGCTAGAACCTGAAGCCTTTGTCAAGGCAATCGTAAATGGTGTAAAAGGTCAATGTGAATTGCTTGATTATGCATTTCCGGAAATTTGGATAGAACCTGGCCGCAGTATTATTGCTGAAGCCGGAACGACGATTTATACGGTAGGCTCACAAAAGGTGATTCCAGAAGTTCGTCACTACGTTTCGGTAGATGGTGGTATGGGAGATAATATTCGTCCAGCTTTATATGATGCAGTATATGATGGCTTTTTAGCTAATCGGATTAGCTCGGAATTGCCAGAAGAGCTGAGAATTGTGGGTAAATATTGCGAATCTGGAGATGTTTTGATCAAAAATATCGAGTTACCCCCTATGGAAGCAGGAGATTTATTGGCTATTACAAGTACAGGTGCATATGGTTATTCAATGGCTAATAACTATAATCGAAACCCTAAACCCGCTGTTGTTTTTGTAGAAAATGGGCAAGATAAGCTAGCAATCCGCCGTGAGACCTATGAAGATTTGATTTCATTGGATTGTGACTAG